Proteins from a single region of Struthio camelus isolate bStrCam1 chromosome W, bStrCam1.hap1, whole genome shotgun sequence:
- the LOC104147780 gene encoding alanine--glyoxylate aminotransferase 2, mitochondrial isoform X1, producing the protein MAGGLGALLCGRSRPLGRVAFGLRKWKSSVSVQAKMPPCDFVPEKYQSYTYEHMLKIRERNVFPSLLTYYKKPLLLHQGYMQWLFDYEGRRYLDLFAGIVTISVGHCHPKVTVATQKQLARLWHTTNIYMHPSIQEYAEKLTSLLPDPLKVVYLTNSGSEANDLAMFLARIYTHNFDIICFRGGYHGGSPYTLGVTSLGPYKHGVANGFGSSATMLPDVFRGPWGGSRCRDSPVQTIRKCSCSEGVCQAKDQYIEQFKDTLNTCVPKTIAGFIAEPIQGVNGTVQYPKSFLKEAYQLVRERGGVCIADEVNIVQLSKHSCPLVLTASILLCGILILETAKVQTGFGRTGSHFWGFQTHDVVPDIVTMAKGIGNGFPMGAVVTTKEIASSLAQTLHFNTFGGNPVACVAGAAVLDAIEEDGLQKNSEEVGTYMLLELAKLRDKFEIVGDVRGKGLMIGIEMVTNKESCHPLPDEEISQIWEDCKDMGVLIGRGGLHRQTFRIKPPMCITKKDADFAVEVFRTALERHMERTAEK; encoded by the exons ATGGCGGGGGGGCTCGGGGCGCTGCTGTGCGGGCGCAGCCGGCCGCTCGGCCGCG TTGCCTTTGGCCTGCGGAAATGGAAAAGCTCTGTCTCCGTACAAGCAAAAATGCCTCCCTGTGACTTTGTACCGGAAAAATACCAA TCCTACACATATGAGCATATGCTGAAGATCCGTGAACGAAACGTCTTTCCTTCCCTGCTAACATATTACAAGAAGCCGTTGTTGCTGCACCAAGGATATATGCAGTGGTTGTTTGATTATGAAGGACGAAGATATCTTGACCTCTTTGCTGGAATCGTTACCATCAGTGTTGGTCATTGTCACCC GAAGGTAACTGTGGCTACCCAGAAACAACTTGCTCGTCTTTGGCATACCACTAATATCTACATGCACCCATCAATCCAGGAATATGCCGAGAAGCTAACTTCACTTCTCCCAGATCCACTGAAG GTGGTTTACCTGACCAACAGTGGGTCAGAAGCCAATGATCTGGCGATGTTCCTGGCAAGGATATATACTCATAACTTTGACATCATCTGTTTCAG AGGAGGATACCACGGAGGCAGCCCTTACACGCTGGGAGTGACATCTCTTGGTCCTTATAAGCATGGCGTTGCCAATGGCTTTGGCTCCTCAGCA ACAATGTTGCCAGATGTTTTTCGTGGTCCATGGGGAGGCAGCCGTTGTAGAGATTCTCCAGTGCAAACCATTCGAAAATGCAGCTGTTCTGAAG GTGTGTGTCAGGCAAAAGACCAGTACATTGAACAATTCAAAGATACTCTGAATACCTGTGTGCCAAAAACAATAGCTGGATTTATCGCTGAACCGATTCAA GGTGTTAATGGAACTGTTCAGTACCCAAAAAGTTTCTTAAAGGAAGCTTATCAGCTAGTACGGGAAAGAGGAGGCGTTTGTATTGCAGATGaa GTTAACATTGTGCAACTTTCCAAGCATAGCTGCCCCCTGGTGCTTACTGCCTCTATTCTGCTCTGTGGTATTCTGATTTTAGAAACAGCTAAG GTACAGACAGGATTCGGTCGAACCGGCAGCCATTTCTGGGGATTTCAAACACATGACGTAGTCCCTGACATCGTTACTATGGCAAAAGGAATTGGTAATGGTTTTCCAATGGGAGCTGTTGTTACAACAAAAG agatTGCAAGTTCCTTGGCTCAGACTCTTCACTTTAACACGTTTGGAGGAAACCCTGTGGCCTGTGTAGCTGGAGCTGCAGTTCTCGAT GCTATTGAGGAAGATGGTCTACAAAAAAACAGTGAGGAGGTGGGAACGTACATGCTACTAGAGCTCGCAAAACTACGGGATAAGTTCGAAATTGTTGGAGATGTCCGTGGCAAGGGACTTATGATTGGGATAGAAATGGTGACAAATAAG GAAAGTTGCCACCCTCTTCCAGATGAAGAAATCAGTCAGATCTGGGAGGACTGTAAAGACATGGGGGTACTGATTGGCAGAGGAGGACTCCATCGTCAG ACATTTAGAATTAAACCTCCTATGTGCATTACTAAAAAGGATGCAGACTTTGCTGTGGAAGTATTTCGTACTGCATTAGAGAGACACAtggaaagaacagctgaaaaatag
- the LOC104147780 gene encoding alanine--glyoxylate aminotransferase 2, mitochondrial isoform X2 produces MAGGLGALLCGRSRPLGRVAFGLRKWKSSVSVQAKMPPCDFVPEKYQSYTYEHMLKIRERNVFPSLLTYYKKPLLLHQGYMQWLFDYEGRRYLDLFAGIVTISVGHCHPKVTVATQKQLARLWHTTNIYMHPSIQEYAEKLTSLLPDPLKVVYLTNSGSEANDLAMFLARIYTHNFDIICFRGGYHGGSPYTLGVTSLGPYKHGVANGFGSSATMLPDVFRGPWGGSRCRDSPVQTIRKCSCSEGVCQAKDQYIEQFKDTLNTCVPKTIAGFIAEPIQGVNGTVQYPKSFLKEAYQLVRERGGVCIADEVQTGFGRTGSHFWGFQTHDVVPDIVTMAKGIGNGFPMGAVVTTKEIASSLAQTLHFNTFGGNPVACVAGAAVLDAIEEDGLQKNSEEVGTYMLLELAKLRDKFEIVGDVRGKGLMIGIEMVTNKESCHPLPDEEISQIWEDCKDMGVLIGRGGLHRQTFRIKPPMCITKKDADFAVEVFRTALERHMERTAEK; encoded by the exons ATGGCGGGGGGGCTCGGGGCGCTGCTGTGCGGGCGCAGCCGGCCGCTCGGCCGCG TTGCCTTTGGCCTGCGGAAATGGAAAAGCTCTGTCTCCGTACAAGCAAAAATGCCTCCCTGTGACTTTGTACCGGAAAAATACCAA TCCTACACATATGAGCATATGCTGAAGATCCGTGAACGAAACGTCTTTCCTTCCCTGCTAACATATTACAAGAAGCCGTTGTTGCTGCACCAAGGATATATGCAGTGGTTGTTTGATTATGAAGGACGAAGATATCTTGACCTCTTTGCTGGAATCGTTACCATCAGTGTTGGTCATTGTCACCC GAAGGTAACTGTGGCTACCCAGAAACAACTTGCTCGTCTTTGGCATACCACTAATATCTACATGCACCCATCAATCCAGGAATATGCCGAGAAGCTAACTTCACTTCTCCCAGATCCACTGAAG GTGGTTTACCTGACCAACAGTGGGTCAGAAGCCAATGATCTGGCGATGTTCCTGGCAAGGATATATACTCATAACTTTGACATCATCTGTTTCAG AGGAGGATACCACGGAGGCAGCCCTTACACGCTGGGAGTGACATCTCTTGGTCCTTATAAGCATGGCGTTGCCAATGGCTTTGGCTCCTCAGCA ACAATGTTGCCAGATGTTTTTCGTGGTCCATGGGGAGGCAGCCGTTGTAGAGATTCTCCAGTGCAAACCATTCGAAAATGCAGCTGTTCTGAAG GTGTGTGTCAGGCAAAAGACCAGTACATTGAACAATTCAAAGATACTCTGAATACCTGTGTGCCAAAAACAATAGCTGGATTTATCGCTGAACCGATTCAA GGTGTTAATGGAACTGTTCAGTACCCAAAAAGTTTCTTAAAGGAAGCTTATCAGCTAGTACGGGAAAGAGGAGGCGTTTGTATTGCAGATGaa GTACAGACAGGATTCGGTCGAACCGGCAGCCATTTCTGGGGATTTCAAACACATGACGTAGTCCCTGACATCGTTACTATGGCAAAAGGAATTGGTAATGGTTTTCCAATGGGAGCTGTTGTTACAACAAAAG agatTGCAAGTTCCTTGGCTCAGACTCTTCACTTTAACACGTTTGGAGGAAACCCTGTGGCCTGTGTAGCTGGAGCTGCAGTTCTCGAT GCTATTGAGGAAGATGGTCTACAAAAAAACAGTGAGGAGGTGGGAACGTACATGCTACTAGAGCTCGCAAAACTACGGGATAAGTTCGAAATTGTTGGAGATGTCCGTGGCAAGGGACTTATGATTGGGATAGAAATGGTGACAAATAAG GAAAGTTGCCACCCTCTTCCAGATGAAGAAATCAGTCAGATCTGGGAGGACTGTAAAGACATGGGGGTACTGATTGGCAGAGGAGGACTCCATCGTCAG ACATTTAGAATTAAACCTCCTATGTGCATTACTAAAAAGGATGCAGACTTTGCTGTGGAAGTATTTCGTACTGCATTAGAGAGACACAtggaaagaacagctgaaaaatag
- the LOC104147823 gene encoding dnaJ homolog subfamily C member 21 isoform X2 encodes MRCHYEVLGVKRDAADEDLKRAYRRLALRWHPDKNLENAEEAAEQFKLIQAAYDVLSDPQERAWYDNHREALLKGGVDGDYQDDSLDLLHYFTVSCYSGFGDDEKGFFTVYRQVFEKIAKEEMEYMTQEDAEEFPTFGYSQSDYDKVVHPFYAYWQSFCTQKNFAWKEEYDTRQASNRWEKRAMEKENKKTREKARKERNELVRQLVAFIRKRDKRVQAHRKLVEEQNAEKAKKAEEFRRQQKLKQAKLAEQYKEQSWITMSDLERELQEMEAQYEKEFGDGSDDEDELEEREIKEGIEVPISSDKLSEEAEEAECVDDLYCPACDKLLKTEKAMKNHEKSKKHREMVALLRQQLEEEEEEFSVSLDDANGINTKEEEETEETPKHKLSKKQKKKQKTMTTYEDSLDKSADEEAAEQKEAPSADKDNGSAEELVNDGQRQAVSEETSATEDVSQVNEAKSEVKSTKPKGKKAKDAKKSAKASSEHPTMSEVPIHCVTCNCAFPSRNKLFEHLKATGHAKATQAPAVNGAVPTRNKKEKRKNR; translated from the exons atgAGGTGCCACTACGAGGTGCTGGGCGTGAAGCGCGACGCCGCCGACGAGGACCTGAAGCGGGCGTACCGGCGGCTGGCGCTGCGCTGGCACCCGG ATAAAAACCTAGAGAAtgctgaagaagcagcagaacagtTCAAGTTAATCCAAGCAGCATATGATGTTCTCAGTGACCCACAGGAAAGAGCCTG GTATGATAATCATAGGGAAGCTCTGCTGAAAGGAGGAGTTGATGGAGACTATCAAGATGATAGTTTAGATCTGCTGCATTACTTCACTGTTAGCTGTTACTCTGGATTTGGAGATGATGAAAAG ggatTCTTTACAGTCTATCGACAAGTTTTTGAAAAGATTGCAAAAGAAGAGATGGAATATATGACCCAGGAAGATGCTGAAGAATTCCCTACGTTTGGATATTCCCAAAGTGACTACGATAAG GTAGTCCACCCCTTCTATGCATATTGGCAGAGTTTCTGTACTCAGAAAAACTTTGCTTGGAAAGAAGAGTATGACACACGGCAAGCATCAAACCGCTGGGAGAAAAGagctatggaaaaagaaaacaagaaaacgagagagaaagcaaggaaggagaggaatGAACTAGTCCGTCAGCTAGTTGCTTTTATTCGTAAAAGGGATAAAAGAGTACAGGCTCATAGAAAACTTGTGGAAgaacaaaatgcagaaaaagctAAGAAAGCAGAGGAGTTTCGGAGGCAGCAGAAACTCAAACAAGCCAA GCTTGCTGAACAGTATAAAGAGCAGAGCTGGATAACTATGTCAGATTTGGAGAGAGAATTGCAAGAGATGGAGGCACAATATGAAAAGGAATTTGGAGATGGATCAGATGACGAAGATGAGTTAGAAGAACGCGAGATAAAAGAAGGAATAGAAG TTCCCATCTCTTCAGACAAGTTGAGTGAGGAGGCTGAAGAAGCAGAATGTGTTGATGATCTCTACTGCCCTGCTTGTGACAAATTGTTAAAAACTGAGAAAgc CATGAAGAATCATGAAAAATCAAAGAAGCATCGAGAGATGGTAGCGCTGTTACGGCAGCAactagaggaagaagaggaagagttttCTGTATCTTTGGATGATGCAAATGGAATAAAtaccaaagaggaggaagaaacagaagagacacccaaacacaa GCTctccaagaagcagaaaaagaaacagaaaacaatgacG ACTTACGAGGACTCTCTTGACAAAAGTGCTGATGAAGAAGCAGCTGAACAAAAGGAGGCGCCCAGTGCAGACAAGGACAACGGCTCAGCAGAGGAGCTAGTAAATGATGGCCAAAGACAAGCTGTATCAGAGGAAACAAGTGCTACAGAGGATGTCAGCCAAGTGAACGAAGCAAAGAGTGAAGTGAAAAG TACTAAGcctaaagggaaaaaagccaAGGATGCAAAAAAGTCTGCTAAGGCATCTTCAGAGCACCCAACAATG AGTGAAGTTCCCATCCATTGTGTAACCTGCAACTGTGCGTTTCCATCTCGGAATAAACTATTTGAACACCTAAAAGCCACAGGTCAtgcaaaagcaacacaagcaCCAGCTGTAAACGGAGCCGTACCcaccagaaacaaaaaagaaaaacgtaAAAACAGATAG
- the LOC104147823 gene encoding dnaJ homolog subfamily C member 21 isoform X1, translated as MRCHYEVLGVKRDAADEDLKRAYRRLALRWHPDKNLENAEEAAEQFKLIQAAYDVLSDPQERAWYDNHREALLKGGVDGDYQDDSLDLLHYFTVSCYSGFGDDEKGFFTVYRQVFEKIAKEEMEYMTQEDAEEFPTFGYSQSDYDKVVHPFYAYWQSFCTQKNFAWKEEYDTRQASNRWEKRAMEKENKKTREKARKERNELVRQLVAFIRKRDKRVQAHRKLVEEQNAEKAKKAEEFRRQQKLKQAKLAEQYKEQSWITMSDLERELQEMEAQYEKEFGDGSDDEDELEEREIKEGIEVPISSDKLSEEAEEAECVDDLYCPACDKLLKTEKAMKNHEKSKKHREMVALLRQQLEEEEEEFSVSLDDANGINTKEEEETEETPKHKLSKKQKKKQKTMTTYEDSLDKSADEEAAEQKEAPSADKDNGSAEELVNDGQRQAVSEETSATEDVSQVNEAKSEVKSSTKPKGKKAKDAKKSAKASSEHPTMSEVPIHCVTCNCAFPSRNKLFEHLKATGHAKATQAPAVNGAVPTRNKKEKRKNR; from the exons atgAGGTGCCACTACGAGGTGCTGGGCGTGAAGCGCGACGCCGCCGACGAGGACCTGAAGCGGGCGTACCGGCGGCTGGCGCTGCGCTGGCACCCGG ATAAAAACCTAGAGAAtgctgaagaagcagcagaacagtTCAAGTTAATCCAAGCAGCATATGATGTTCTCAGTGACCCACAGGAAAGAGCCTG GTATGATAATCATAGGGAAGCTCTGCTGAAAGGAGGAGTTGATGGAGACTATCAAGATGATAGTTTAGATCTGCTGCATTACTTCACTGTTAGCTGTTACTCTGGATTTGGAGATGATGAAAAG ggatTCTTTACAGTCTATCGACAAGTTTTTGAAAAGATTGCAAAAGAAGAGATGGAATATATGACCCAGGAAGATGCTGAAGAATTCCCTACGTTTGGATATTCCCAAAGTGACTACGATAAG GTAGTCCACCCCTTCTATGCATATTGGCAGAGTTTCTGTACTCAGAAAAACTTTGCTTGGAAAGAAGAGTATGACACACGGCAAGCATCAAACCGCTGGGAGAAAAGagctatggaaaaagaaaacaagaaaacgagagagaaagcaaggaaggagaggaatGAACTAGTCCGTCAGCTAGTTGCTTTTATTCGTAAAAGGGATAAAAGAGTACAGGCTCATAGAAAACTTGTGGAAgaacaaaatgcagaaaaagctAAGAAAGCAGAGGAGTTTCGGAGGCAGCAGAAACTCAAACAAGCCAA GCTTGCTGAACAGTATAAAGAGCAGAGCTGGATAACTATGTCAGATTTGGAGAGAGAATTGCAAGAGATGGAGGCACAATATGAAAAGGAATTTGGAGATGGATCAGATGACGAAGATGAGTTAGAAGAACGCGAGATAAAAGAAGGAATAGAAG TTCCCATCTCTTCAGACAAGTTGAGTGAGGAGGCTGAAGAAGCAGAATGTGTTGATGATCTCTACTGCCCTGCTTGTGACAAATTGTTAAAAACTGAGAAAgc CATGAAGAATCATGAAAAATCAAAGAAGCATCGAGAGATGGTAGCGCTGTTACGGCAGCAactagaggaagaagaggaagagttttCTGTATCTTTGGATGATGCAAATGGAATAAAtaccaaagaggaggaagaaacagaagagacacccaaacacaa GCTctccaagaagcagaaaaagaaacagaaaacaatgacG ACTTACGAGGACTCTCTTGACAAAAGTGCTGATGAAGAAGCAGCTGAACAAAAGGAGGCGCCCAGTGCAGACAAGGACAACGGCTCAGCAGAGGAGCTAGTAAATGATGGCCAAAGACAAGCTGTATCAGAGGAAACAAGTGCTACAGAGGATGTCAGCCAAGTGAACGAAGCAAAGAGTGAAGTGAAAAG CAGTACTAAGcctaaagggaaaaaagccaAGGATGCAAAAAAGTCTGCTAAGGCATCTTCAGAGCACCCAACAATG AGTGAAGTTCCCATCCATTGTGTAACCTGCAACTGTGCGTTTCCATCTCGGAATAAACTATTTGAACACCTAAAAGCCACAGGTCAtgcaaaagcaacacaagcaCCAGCTGTAAACGGAGCCGTACCcaccagaaacaaaaaagaaaaacgtaAAAACAGATAG